GTCCTGCATCCGGACCAGGTTCTGGAACTCCTTCTGCGCCCAGGCGAAGATCGTGGGCTTGGTCGCCTTCTTGACCCGCTTGAACCGGGCATCGCCCTCGATGTAGACGGCAATCGTCTTGAACGTCGAGTTCGTGACGCGGTAGATCTTCACCGCAAAGCCCTTTCCGGCGGCATCCGTGGCATGGAACACGACGGCCTCCTTGCCTGTGCTGACCGGGTAGTCCAGGGTGGCGATCACGCCGTCGTTGATCAGTTCCTGGAGCACCAAGAGGCAGGCGCGGTCGAAGACCTGGTCGTACGTCTTGAGTGCGTCGGAGTCCTTCTCGCGCGTGCGGAGGGCGTCGACCTGGGTCTCCAGGCGATGAAGGGAGCGTTCGTCAATCATGCGTCGCGGAATCGAACGATGCCGTGCACTAAGAGCTTTGCGGGACTCAGGGAGTGGCGCTGGACCGGCGGGTGGCCGATCGACGGCGCGACGCCCTGGCGGAACCGTTCCCGCCACTCTGCCCTCGCGGGATGTGACCCTTCCGCGTTCCCTTTCGACGACCGACCGGGCACACGATGCCCCGCGTCCTCCTGCCTCAGTGAGGTGCCATCGCACGCGACCGCTCGGCCTCGTCGACCGCGCCGGCGAAGCTTACCCCCACACCGAGGATTCCGATGAGCAAGCCAACGAAGGTGCCCATGCCACCTAGAGCCGCAACGATAAGCCCCAAGACACAGACCGAAACACCTGACACCGCGAATGCAGTCCCACGGGCGATATGAATCCCTCCGGTTGGCACAGGCTTTTTCCCGTATTAGGAGGTACTGTGCCCATCCACACGACCTGCGGCGTGCGGAGGTCCCGTTGGCGATTCGAGGAGGGGAGCCCATCGTGAGGCTGCGGCTTTGGCGGACCCCCGAGCGCGGACCTAGAAAATGTTGATCGACTTCGGGATCACGCCGCGGCGGCTCAGATACGACGCCTCGGTCTTCGTGTACCGGTGCTTGATGTCGCACTTCTCGTCCTGGAATTCCCAGACCTTGACGACGAGGAGGTCGCCCTCGCGGATCCACATGCGCTTCTTGAGCTTGCCCGGGATGCGACCGAGTCGGCTCTTGCCGTCCGAGCACATGACCCGAATGCGGGACGCGCCGAGGAGCTGGTCCGCGATCCCCAAGACCTCGCCTTCCTTCAGGCGCGGCATGCGGACGCGGATGACCTCTTCCTGGGGCACGGGTGCGAACAAGAGGCAGGGTGGCTTAAACGTTTCCGACTGGTTTCCCTAGGGCTCCATGTCCGCAGCCTGCGCCTCCATGGGCACCTCATCCACCTTGGTCTGGTTCACGGGGACATACGGATAGGGAACGAGCGGATCCTCGAAGAAGGTCCCGTCGACGATGTCTACGCCTTCGGGCAGGTTGTACGTCTGGTCGTCCACGTGGCCGAACCAGTACACCACGGTGCCGTCGCCGAACAGGTCGCTGTAGGGCGCGAGCTGCTTCTTCACGTGCCGCCGGATCTCGAACGGGTCCCCGAAGATCGCCTTGGACTCAATCCAGTACTTCTTGGAACCGTTCATCTCGAGCGGCTTGTGGAGCAGGATGTCCGGCGTCTTGTCGTACTTCGCCCGGAGGTCCTTCTCCGTCTCGTACAGGAGGCCCCGGCCGTCGAGCCAGGACTGGAGCTTGTGCTCGCCCCAGCGTCCGCGGGCGTACTGCCTCGCGCTCCCGGCCGGCGAGTACACGATGTCGGTCTCGACGACCTCCTGGAGCTCGCGCCGAAGCCGGCGGTCCGAGACGCTGTCGAACTCCCGGATCATCTTCCAGAACTGCTTCCGCGGGATCTTGCGCTGCTCCAGGATCATGAGGGACGCGAGGATGGGCGGGAACTCGAACTGGCGGGCGATCTTGAGCAGGCTGGCCCCGTGCTGCCACTCGAACGCGAGGCGGCGAGCCTGGGCCTTCACGCGGTAGAACCGCTTGGTCGTGTCCCGGACGACCCGCTGGGTGTAGATGACCAGGAGGAGCTCCTTGTCGTACCCGAAGTTCTCCGCAAGGAAGTCGATGTCTTCCGGGGTCGCGAGCCGCTGGTAAAGGTCCTGATATTCCTGTAGCTTCATTGACAAGCGCAAGCTGAGTCACACACGAATGAGATGAATCGGATTGGCGCTTCAATTGGGCCAGTCTACTTAAACATTTGTGGCTGAGTCGCCGGGCGAGCACCCTCGGGCCGGGCTCCGAGGTGGGCCCGAGATATGCCTATATAGAAGCCCCTCTATGGAACGCGGCTCACCATGCGCGTGGACGTTTCCAAGATCGTCAGCGACGCGGCCTACCAGGCGTATGAACGGCGGCTTATGCACAGCGTGAAGGCGGGCACCGTCCCCCGTCACGTCGCGATCATCATGGACGGGAACCGGCGATTCGCGAAGGAGATTGGACTCGGGAACGAGCTCGAGGGGCACACGAAGGGGCGGGACAAACTCGAGGAGGTCCTCGAGTGGTGCCTGGAGGTCGGCGTCCGCATCCTCACCGTGTACGCGTTCTCCACGGAGAACATCCGGCGGCCCTCCGACGAGGTCCAGCACCTCATGCACCTGTTCGCCGAGAACTTCCGCCGCGTCG
This portion of the Thermoplasmata archaeon genome encodes:
- the eif1A gene encoding translation initiation factor eIF-1A, encoding MPQEEVIRVRMPRLKEGEVLGIADQLLGASRIRVMCSDGKSRLGRIPGKLKKRMWIREGDLLVVKVWEFQDEKCDIKHRYTKTEASYLSRRGVIPKSINIF
- a CDS encoding RIO1 family regulatory kinase/ATPase; this translates as MIDERSLHRLETQVDALRTREKDSDALKTYDQVFDRACLLVLQELINDGVIATLDYPVSTGKEAVVFHATDAAGKGFAVKIYRVTNSTFKTIAVYIEGDARFKRVKKATKPTIFAWAQKEFQNLVRMQD
- a CDS encoding C15orf41 family protein translates to MKLQEYQDLYQRLATPEDIDFLAENFGYDKELLLVIYTQRVVRDTTKRFYRVKAQARRLAFEWQHGASLLKIARQFEFPPILASLMILEQRKIPRKQFWKMIREFDSVSDRRLRRELQEVVETDIVYSPAGSARQYARGRWGEHKLQSWLDGRGLLYETEKDLRAKYDKTPDILLHKPLEMNGSKKYWIESKAIFGDPFEIRRHVKKQLAPYSDLFGDGTVVYWFGHVDDQTYNLPEGVDIVDGTFFEDPLVPYPYVPVNQTKVDEVPMEAQAADMEP